One window of Nicotiana tomentosiformis chromosome 11, ASM39032v3, whole genome shotgun sequence genomic DNA carries:
- the LOC108944460 gene encoding defensin J1-2-like, whose translation MARFIKLFANVFLMLMLVFATEMGPKMVEGRTCESPSQRFRGLCFRKGNCATICKSEGFRSGHCRGFRRRCFCTRHC comes from the exons ATGGCAAGGTTCATAAAATTGTTCGCCAATGTGTTCCTTATGCTGATGCTTGTCTTTGCCACTG AGATGGGACCAAAGATGGTAGAGGGAAGGACATGCGAGTCACCGAGCCAACGCTTCAGAGGGCTATGTTTTAGGAAGGGAAACTGTGCCACTATTTGCAAGTCAGAGGGCTTCCGCAGCGGCCACTGCCGGGGTTTCCGCCGCCGATGTTTCTGCACCAGACACTGTTAA